From the Euphorbia lathyris chromosome 6, ddEupLath1.1, whole genome shotgun sequence genome, one window contains:
- the LOC136232902 gene encoding ribonucleoside-diphosphate reductase small chain, translating into MPSIPEEPLLAPNSDRFCMFPIEYPQIWEMYKKAEASFWTAEEVDLSQDVRHWEALTADEKHFVKHVLAFFAASDGIVLENLAGRFMKEVQVAEARAFYGFQIAIENIHSEMYSLLLETYIKDSTEKNRLFHAIDTIPCVAKKANWALRWIDGGESFAERVIAFACVEGIFFSGSFCAIFWLKKRGLMPGLTFSNELISRDEGLHCDFACLLYSLLRTKLSDERVKGIVRDAVDIEREFVCDALPCALVGMNGELMSQYIEFVADRLLGALGVEKMYNVSNPFDWMELISLQGKTNFFEKRVGEYQKASVMSSINGNGENHVFKMDEDF; encoded by the coding sequence atgccTTCCATCCCAGAAGAGCCACTCCTAGCCCCCAACTCCGATCGATTCTGTATGTTTCCAATTGAATACCCTCAAATATGGGAAATGTACAAGAAGGCTGAGGCTTCCTTTTGGACTGCAGAGGAGGTCGATCTCTCTCAAGATGTCCGTCACTGGGAAGCCCTCACTGCCGATGAGAAACATTTCGTTAAACATGTTCTTGCCTTCTTCGCCGCCTCTGATGGAATTGTTCTCGAAAATCTCGCCGGACGTTTCATGAAGGAGGTTCAGGTTGCTGAAGCAAGGGCTTTCTATGGATTCCAGATCGCCATTGAGAATATTCATTCTGAGATGTATAGTCTTCTATTGGAGACTTATATCAAAGACTCCACTGAGAAGAATCGTTTGTTTCACGCCATCGATACTATTCCTTGTGTTGCTAAGAAGGCCAATTGGGCTTTGAGATGGATTGACGGCGGAGAATCTTTCGCTGAGAGGGTAATCGCTTTCGCCTGTGTGGAGGGGATATTCTTCTCCGGTAGCTTCTGTGCGATATTCTGGCTGAAAAAGCGAGGATTGATGCCGGGATTAACTTTCTCAAACGAATTGATTTCGCGTGATGAAGGATTGCATTGCGATTTCGCTTGTTTGCTTTACAGTCTGTTGAGGACGAAGCTGAGCGATGAGCGCGTGAAGGGGATAGTGCGTGATGCTGTAGACATCGAGAGGGAATTTGTATGTGACGCGCTACCCTGCGCGTTGGTGGGGATGAACGGGGAACTCATGAGTCAGTACATCGAGTTCGTTGCGGATAGGTTGCTGGGAGCGCTTGGGGTTGAAAAGATGTACAATGTGAGTAACCCTTTTGATTGGATGGAGCTTATATCGCTGCAGGGTAAGACCAATTTCTTTGAAAAGAGAGTTGGGGAGTATCAGAAGGCTTCTGTTATGTCGAGCATTAATGGAAATGGTGAAAACCATGTGTTCAAGATGGATGAAGATTTTTAG
- the LOC136232903 gene encoding uncharacterized protein isoform X2 yields MDTSKEHQSSEMLTVEQLIYLSDRFSQLTSQSDVKKRIADAVNDKQEAVAVTTAIQEGIFLEMGVDPGFGMSCLGKVNMVYENDRDLMIRFYEFIVNEEIACDEAELGADEFAEKMQNQQKIKEQQLGMLKHMRKFHLDDQAVILEKVHKQMENANFRGEASVLSGEEMEEIVGR; encoded by the exons ATGGATACTTCTAAGGAGCATCAAAGTTCAGAAATGCTAACTGTAGAACAGTTGATTTATCTCTCCGATCGTTTTTCTCAGCTCACTTCTCAATCTG ATGTGAAGAAAAGGATTGCGGATGCCGTGAATGATAAACAG GAGGCTGTTGCTGTGACCACCGCAATCCAGGAAGGCATATTTTTGGAGATGGGGGTTG ATCCCGGTTTTGGTATGTCATGCCTGGGGAAAGTGAATATGGTTTATGAGAATGATCGAGATTTGATGATTCGCTTCTATGAATTTATTGTGAA TGAGGAGATAGCCTGCGATGAAGCTGAGCTTGGAGCAGACGAGTTTgcagaaaaaatgcaaaatcaacaaaaaataaAGGAACAG CAATTAGGGATGCTAAAGCACATGCGTAAATTTCATTTGGACGACCAAGCTGTAATTCTTGAAAAG GTGCATAAGCAGATGGAAAATGCGAATTTTAGAGGTGAGGCATCAGTTTTGTCTGGAGAAGAGATGGAGGAAATTGTTGGTAGGTAG
- the LOC136232903 gene encoding uncharacterized protein isoform X1, which produces MDTSKEHQSSEMLTVEQLIYLSDRFSQLTSQSDVKKRIADAVNDKQEAVAVTTAIQEGIFLEMGVDPGFGMSCLGKVNMVYENDRDLMIRFYEFIVNAVKWMAILSNNSEEIACDEAELGADEFAEKMQNQQKIKEQQLGMLKHMRKFHLDDQAVILEKVHKQMENANFRGEASVLSGEEMEEIVGR; this is translated from the exons ATGGATACTTCTAAGGAGCATCAAAGTTCAGAAATGCTAACTGTAGAACAGTTGATTTATCTCTCCGATCGTTTTTCTCAGCTCACTTCTCAATCTG ATGTGAAGAAAAGGATTGCGGATGCCGTGAATGATAAACAG GAGGCTGTTGCTGTGACCACCGCAATCCAGGAAGGCATATTTTTGGAGATGGGGGTTG ATCCCGGTTTTGGTATGTCATGCCTGGGGAAAGTGAATATGGTTTATGAGAATGATCGAGATTTGATGATTCGCTTCTATGAATTTATTGTGAA TGCTGTAAAATGGATGGCTATTCTATCAAACAACAGTGAGGAGATAGCCTGCGATGAAGCTGAGCTTGGAGCAGACGAGTTTgcagaaaaaatgcaaaatcaacaaaaaataaAGGAACAG CAATTAGGGATGCTAAAGCACATGCGTAAATTTCATTTGGACGACCAAGCTGTAATTCTTGAAAAG GTGCATAAGCAGATGGAAAATGCGAATTTTAGAGGTGAGGCATCAGTTTTGTCTGGAGAAGAGATGGAGGAAATTGTTGGTAGGTAG